One genomic segment of Pseudomonas sp. p1(2021b) includes these proteins:
- the tsaB gene encoding tRNA (adenosine(37)-N6)-threonylcarbamoyltransferase complex dimerization subunit type 1 TsaB, whose product MTTLLALDTATEACSVALLHDGKVTSHYEVIPRMHAQKLLPMIKQLLADSGVALSAIDAIAFGRGPGAFTGVRIAIGVVQGLAFALERPVLPVSNLAALAQGALRERGVQQVAAAIDARMDEVYWGCYQASEGEMRLLGREAVLPPERVQLPEGASGDWFGAGTGWGYAGRLAVPVGERDASALPKALDILSLATFAWGRGEAIAAEQAQPVYLRDNVATPKAR is encoded by the coding sequence ATGACCACGTTGCTGGCCCTGGATACCGCCACCGAAGCCTGTTCCGTCGCCTTGCTGCATGACGGCAAGGTGACCAGCCACTACGAGGTCATCCCACGCATGCACGCGCAGAAGTTGCTGCCGATGATCAAGCAGCTGCTGGCCGATTCCGGTGTGGCGCTCAGTGCCATCGACGCCATTGCCTTTGGCCGTGGCCCGGGCGCGTTCACCGGTGTGCGTATCGCCATTGGCGTGGTGCAGGGGCTGGCCTTTGCCCTGGAGCGCCCGGTGCTGCCGGTGTCCAACCTGGCGGCCCTGGCTCAGGGCGCCTTGCGCGAGCGTGGCGTGCAGCAGGTGGCCGCGGCCATCGACGCGCGCATGGACGAGGTGTACTGGGGGTGCTACCAAGCCAGTGAAGGCGAGATGCGCCTGCTCGGGCGCGAAGCGGTACTGCCGCCGGAACGGGTGCAGTTGCCCGAAGGTGCCAGCGGTGACTGGTTCGGTGCCGGCACCGGGTGGGGCTATGCTGGGCGCTTGGCCGTGCCGGTGGGCGAGCGCGACGCTTCGGCGTTGCCCAAGGCTTTGGACATCCTCAGCCTAGCCACCTTCGCCTGGGGCCGGGGTGAAGCCATCGCCGCCGAGCAGGCGCAACCTGTGTACCTACGCGACAACGTGGCCACGCCCAAGGCGCGCTGA
- the adk gene encoding adenylate kinase: MRVILLGAPGAGKGTQAKFITEKFGIPQISTGDMLRAAVKAGTPLGLELKKVMDAGQLVSDELIISLVKERIAQPDCANGCLFDGFPRTIPQAEAMVAAGVDIDAVVEIAVDDEEIVGRMAGRRVHLASGRTYHIQHNPPKVEGKDDVTGEALIQRDDDKEETVRHRLSVYHSQTKPLVDFYQKLSAANNGKPKYAHIEGVGSVESITAKVLAALS, from the coding sequence ATGCGCGTAATTCTGCTGGGAGCTCCCGGGGCCGGTAAAGGTACTCAGGCAAAGTTCATCACCGAGAAGTTCGGTATTCCACAGATCTCCACCGGTGACATGCTGCGTGCTGCCGTCAAGGCCGGCACCCCGCTGGGCCTGGAACTCAAGAAGGTCATGGATGCCGGCCAGCTGGTTTCCGACGAGCTGATCATCAGCCTGGTCAAGGAGCGCATCGCCCAGCCGGATTGCGCCAACGGCTGCCTGTTCGACGGCTTCCCGCGCACCATTCCCCAGGCTGAAGCCATGGTCGCTGCTGGTGTCGACATCGACGCCGTGGTCGAGATCGCCGTGGACGACGAAGAGATCGTCGGTCGCATGGCGGGTCGCCGCGTACACCTGGCGTCGGGCCGTACCTACCACATCCAGCACAACCCGCCGAAAGTGGAAGGCAAGGACGACGTCACCGGCGAAGCGCTGATCCAGCGTGATGACGACAAGGAAGAGACCGTACGCCACCGCCTGTCGGTGTACCACAGCCAGACCAAGCCGCTGGTGGACTTCTACCAGAAGCTGTCGGCCGCCAACAATGGCAAGCCGAAGTACGCCCACATCGAAGGTGTCGGCTCGGTCGAGTCGATCACCGCCAAGGTGCTGGCAGCCCTGAGCTGA
- the ppc gene encoding phosphoenolpyruvate carboxylase, translating into MTDIDVRLREDVHLLGELLGETIRQQHGEAFLQKIEAIRHSAKADRRGAAEQLSSTLGDLADDDLLPVARAFNQFLNLANIAEQYQLIRRRDAGQPEPFEARVLPELLARLKQAGHSDDALARQLAKLDIQLVLTAHPTEVTRRTLIQKYDAIAGQLAVQDHRDLTPAERQQVRERLRRLIAEAWHTEEIRRTRPTPVDEAKWGFAVIEHSLWQAIPNHLRKVDTALFEATGLRLPLEAAPVRFASWMGGDRDGNPNVTAAVTREVLLLARWMAADLFLRDIDYLAAELSMQQASAALRERVGDSAEPYRALLKQLRDRLRATRAWAHAALTTTLAPGAEVLASNLELIEPLELCYQSLHECGMGVIADGPLLDCLRRAVTFGLFLVRLDVRQDAARHRDALTEITDYLGLGRYADWDEEQRIAFLQAELKNRRPLLPAHFQPGADTAEVLATCREIAAAPAASLGSYVISMAGAASDVLAVQLLLKEAGLTRPMRVVPLFETLADLDNAGPVMERLLGLPGYRAGLHGPQEVMIGYSDSAKDAGTTAAAWAQYRAQENLVRICREHQVELLLFHGRGGTVGRGGGPAHAAILSQPPGSVGGRFRTTEQGEMIRFKFGLPGIAEQNLNLYLAAVLEATLLPPPPPQPAWRALMDQLAADGVKAYRDVVRENPDFVEYFRQSTPEQELGRLPLGSRPAKRRAGGIESLRAIPWIFGWTQTRLMLPAWLGWETALGNALARGQGELLAQMREQWPFFRTRIDMLEMVLAKADAEIAKAYDERLVQPELLPLGAQLRDLLSQSCQVVLGLTGQSVLLAHSPETLEFISLRNTYLDPLHRLQAELLARSRSREAALDSPLEQALLVTVAGIAAGLRNTG; encoded by the coding sequence ATGACCGATATCGATGTACGCTTGCGTGAGGATGTCCATCTGTTGGGGGAACTGCTGGGGGAGACCATACGCCAGCAGCATGGCGAGGCGTTCCTGCAGAAGATCGAGGCCATTCGCCACAGCGCCAAGGCCGACCGCCGTGGCGCCGCCGAGCAACTGAGCTCGACGTTGGGCGACCTGGCCGACGATGACCTGTTGCCGGTGGCGCGGGCGTTCAACCAGTTCCTCAACCTGGCCAATATCGCCGAGCAGTACCAGTTGATCCGCCGCCGCGACGCTGGCCAACCCGAGCCCTTCGAGGCGCGGGTATTGCCGGAGCTGCTGGCGCGGCTGAAACAGGCCGGGCACAGCGATGATGCCCTGGCCAGGCAACTGGCCAAGCTGGATATCCAGCTGGTGCTCACCGCCCACCCCACCGAGGTGACGCGCCGGACCCTGATCCAGAAATACGACGCCATCGCCGGGCAACTGGCGGTGCAGGACCATCGTGACCTGACCCCTGCCGAACGCCAGCAGGTTCGCGAGCGCCTGCGCCGGTTGATCGCCGAGGCCTGGCACACCGAGGAAATCCGCCGCACCCGGCCGACGCCTGTGGACGAAGCCAAGTGGGGTTTCGCGGTGATCGAGCATTCCCTGTGGCAGGCGATCCCCAACCACCTGCGCAAGGTCGACACGGCGCTGTTCGAAGCCACCGGCCTACGCCTGCCGCTGGAGGCGGCACCGGTTCGCTTCGCCTCCTGGATGGGCGGCGACCGCGACGGCAACCCCAACGTGACCGCGGCGGTGACCCGTGAAGTACTGCTGCTGGCGCGCTGGATGGCCGCCGACCTGTTCCTGCGCGACATCGACTACCTGGCCGCCGAACTGTCCATGCAACAGGCCAGCGCGGCCCTGCGCGAACGGGTTGGCGACAGCGCCGAACCCTACCGTGCGCTGCTCAAGCAATTGCGTGATCGCCTGCGCGCCACGCGCGCCTGGGCCCATGCCGCCCTTACCACCACGCTGGCGCCTGGAGCCGAGGTTCTGGCCAGCAACCTTGAGCTGATCGAGCCCCTGGAACTGTGCTACCAGTCGTTGCATGAGTGCGGCATGGGGGTGATCGCCGACGGCCCGCTGCTCGACTGCCTACGCCGGGCAGTGACCTTCGGCCTGTTCCTGGTGCGTTTGGATGTACGCCAGGACGCGGCCCGGCATCGTGACGCGTTGACCGAAATAACCGATTACCTGGGCCTGGGGCGCTACGCCGACTGGGACGAAGAGCAGCGCATCGCGTTCCTTCAGGCTGAACTGAAGAATCGGCGACCTTTGCTGCCTGCGCATTTCCAGCCCGGGGCCGATACCGCCGAAGTACTCGCCACCTGCCGCGAGATCGCCGCCGCGCCCGCGGCCTCGCTGGGCTCGTATGTCATCTCCATGGCCGGTGCCGCCTCGGACGTGCTGGCGGTGCAGCTGTTGCTCAAGGAAGCCGGCCTGACCCGGCCGATGCGGGTGGTGCCGCTGTTCGAGACCCTGGCCGACCTGGACAACGCCGGGCCGGTGATGGAGCGTCTGCTCGGCCTGCCGGGCTACCGTGCCGGGCTGCACGGGCCGCAGGAAGTGATGATCGGCTACTCCGACTCCGCCAAGGATGCCGGTACCACGGCAGCCGCCTGGGCCCAGTACCGGGCCCAGGAAAACCTGGTGCGCATCTGCCGCGAGCACCAGGTCGAGCTGCTGTTGTTCCATGGCCGTGGCGGTACGGTCGGCCGAGGGGGCGGGCCGGCCCACGCTGCGATCCTGTCACAGCCGCCCGGCTCGGTGGGCGGGCGGTTCCGAACCACCGAACAGGGCGAGATGATCCGCTTCAAGTTCGGCCTGCCGGGTATCGCCGAGCAGAACCTCAACCTGTACCTTGCCGCGGTGCTCGAGGCGACCCTGCTGCCACCGCCGCCCCCGCAGCCAGCGTGGCGCGCATTGATGGACCAGCTGGCCGCCGATGGCGTCAAGGCGTATCGCGACGTGGTGCGCGAGAACCCTGACTTCGTCGAATACTTCCGCCAATCCACCCCCGAGCAGGAGCTGGGCCGCCTGCCCCTGGGCAGCCGGCCGGCCAAGCGACGTGCCGGCGGCATCGAGAGCCTGCGTGCGATCCCGTGGATCTTCGGCTGGACCCAGACGCGCCTGATGCTGCCGGCCTGGCTGGGCTGGGAAACGGCGCTGGGCAATGCCCTGGCCCGTGGCCAGGGCGAGCTGCTGGCACAGATGCGCGAGCAATGGCCCTTCTTCCGCACGCGCATCGACATGTTGGAGATGGTCCTGGCCAAGGCCGATGCGGAAATCGCCAAGGCCTACGACGAACGTCTGGTGCAACCGGAACTGCTGCCATTGGGTGCGCAACTGCGCGACCTATTGTCGCAGTCGTGTCAGGTGGTGCTGGGGCTGACCGGGCAATCGGTGCTACTGGCTCACAGCCCCGAGACCCTGGAGTTCATCAGCCTGCGCAACACCTACCTGGACCCGCTGCACCGCCTGCAGGCTGAGCTGCTGGCCCGTTCGCGCAGTCGCGAAGCCGCTCTGGACAGCCCGTTGGAGCAGGCCCTGCTGGTGACCGTGGCGGGTATCGCCGCGGGCCTTCGCAACACTGGCTGA
- a CDS encoding pilin assembly protein translates to MKIRELVQQWEQNAKGHLSPTGHVLHLDLESEARLAALIDMYPKRTAEELLGELVGAALEELEASFPYVQGQQVIATDEEGDPLYEDIGPTPRFLALSRHHLHSLGSAGDDTSK, encoded by the coding sequence ATGAAAATCCGCGAGCTTGTCCAACAATGGGAACAGAACGCCAAGGGGCACTTGAGCCCTACCGGCCATGTGCTGCACCTGGACCTGGAGTCCGAAGCGCGCCTGGCTGCCTTGATCGACATGTACCCCAAGCGCACCGCCGAAGAACTGCTCGGTGAGCTGGTCGGCGCAGCCCTCGAAGAGTTGGAGGCCAGCTTTCCCTATGTCCAGGGGCAGCAGGTGATCGCCACCGATGAAGAGGGTGACCCGCTGTACGAGGATATCGGCCCTACCCCGCGTTTCCTGGCGCTTTCCCGCCACCACCTGCATAGCCTCGGCAGCGCCGGCGACGACACCTCCAAGTGA
- a CDS encoding DUF4398 domain-containing protein produces the protein MELTTMKTRTSNDSSMPGRGLKLAALALGSSLVLAGCAGNPPTEQYAVTQSAVNSAVSAGGTEFAAVEMKAAQDKFKQAEIAMHDKKYDEAKRLAEQAEWDARVAERKAQAAKAQKAVQDARQGVQDLREEGMRSAE, from the coding sequence ATGGAGCTGACCACCATGAAGACCCGCACATCGAATGACTCATCCATGCCTGGACGCGGGCTCAAGCTGGCCGCACTGGCCCTGGGCAGCAGCCTGGTCCTGGCCGGTTGTGCTGGCAACCCGCCCACCGAGCAGTACGCCGTTACCCAATCCGCGGTGAACTCCGCAGTCAGTGCCGGCGGCACCGAATTCGCCGCCGTGGAAATGAAGGCCGCCCAGGACAAGTTCAAGCAGGCCGAAATCGCCATGCATGACAAGAAGTACGACGAAGCCAAGCGCCTGGCCGAACAGGCCGAGTGGGACGCGCGCGTGGCCGAGCGCAAGGCGCAGGCCGCCAAGGCGCAAAAGGCCGTGCAGGACGCTCGCCAGGGTGTCCAGGACCTGCGTGAGGAAGGCATGCGCAGCGCCGAATGA
- a CDS encoding OmpA family protein has product MRNHVMIPALLALSVGLAACSHDPNPNLESARTNFSALQSDPQASKLAALETKDAQDWLNKADKAFMDREDDKKVDQLAYLTNQRVEVAKQTIALRSAENELKNASAQRAQARLDARDAQIRKLQESLNAKQTDRGTLVTFGDVLFDFNKSELKSSAFPNITKLAQFLQENPERKVIVEGYTDSVGSATYNQALSERRANSVRMALVRAGVDPTRIVAQGYGKEYPVADNSSNSGRAQNRRVEVTISNDNQPVQPRSVSQAR; this is encoded by the coding sequence ATGCGCAATCACGTCATGATCCCCGCCCTGCTGGCCCTGAGCGTAGGCCTGGCCGCCTGCTCCCACGACCCGAACCCGAACCTTGAGTCGGCACGTACCAATTTCTCGGCCCTGCAGAGCGACCCGCAGGCCAGCAAACTGGCAGCCCTCGAGACCAAGGACGCCCAGGACTGGCTGAACAAGGCCGACAAGGCGTTCATGGACCGCGAGGACGACAAGAAGGTCGACCAGTTGGCCTACCTGACCAACCAGCGCGTCGAGGTGGCCAAGCAGACCATCGCCCTGCGCTCGGCCGAGAACGAACTGAAAAACGCCTCCGCCCAGCGCGCCCAGGCCCGTTTGGATGCTCGCGACGCACAGATCCGCAAGCTGCAGGAGAGCCTCAACGCCAAGCAGACCGACCGAGGCACGTTGGTGACCTTCGGCGACGTGCTGTTCGACTTCAACAAGTCCGAGCTCAAGAGCAGCGCTTTCCCCAACATCACCAAGCTCGCCCAGTTCCTCCAGGAGAACCCTGAGCGCAAGGTGATCGTCGAGGGCTATACCGACAGCGTGGGTTCGGCCACCTACAACCAGGCCCTGTCCGAGCGCCGCGCCAACAGCGTGCGCATGGCCCTGGTGCGTGCCGGCGTCGACCCGACCCGCATCGTCGCCCAAGGCTACGGCAAGGAATACCCGGTGGCCGACAACAGCAGCAACTCCGGTCGCGCCCAGAACCGCCGCGTGGAGGTGACCATCTCCAACGACAACCAACCGGTGCAGCCGCGTTCGGTGAGCCAGGCGCGATAA
- a CDS encoding alpha/beta hydrolase: protein MKPTTRTFSDACRLLILGLLLLGLGGCSSLLFFPEPGLAFTPEKAKLAYRDLTLTAADGTRLHGWWLPAKPGVEVKGTVLHLHGNGGNLAWHLGGSYWLPEQGYQVLLIDYRGYGLSRGKPSLPEVYQDIAAAMAWLDQAPQVKGKPLVLLGQSLGGAMAIHYLAAHPDQRQRFKALVFDGVPASYREVGRFALSTSWLTWPLQVPLSWLVPDGDSAIRSIERLDSPPKLFFHSIDDNLVPMDSGIRLYQHAPPPRVLQLTRGGHVQTFADPTWRQVMLRFLDDPSHFNGLRRLAEVPNYPDENNEQ from the coding sequence TTGAAGCCGACTACGCGAACATTCTCTGACGCTTGTCGCCTGCTGATCCTGGGCCTGCTCCTGCTGGGGCTCGGGGGCTGCAGCAGCTTGCTGTTCTTCCCGGAGCCGGGCCTTGCGTTCACCCCGGAAAAGGCCAAGCTCGCGTATCGCGACCTGACCCTCACGGCGGCCGACGGCACGCGCCTGCACGGGTGGTGGCTGCCGGCCAAGCCTGGTGTCGAGGTCAAGGGCACGGTACTGCACCTGCACGGCAACGGCGGCAACCTGGCCTGGCACCTGGGCGGCAGCTACTGGCTGCCCGAGCAGGGCTACCAGGTGCTGTTGATCGATTACCGCGGCTATGGCCTGTCCCGGGGCAAGCCCAGCTTGCCCGAGGTCTACCAGGACATCGCCGCGGCCATGGCCTGGCTGGACCAGGCCCCGCAAGTCAAGGGCAAGCCCCTGGTACTGCTGGGGCAGAGCCTGGGCGGTGCCATGGCCATCCACTATCTGGCAGCCCATCCCGACCAGCGCCAGCGCTTCAAGGCATTGGTGTTCGACGGCGTGCCGGCCAGCTACCGGGAAGTGGGGCGTTTCGCCCTGAGCACGTCCTGGCTGACCTGGCCGTTGCAGGTGCCGCTGTCATGGCTGGTACCGGACGGCGACAGTGCGATCCGCTCCATCGAGCGGCTGGACAGCCCACCGAAGCTGTTCTTCCACAGCATCGACGACAACCTGGTACCGATGGACAGCGGGATCCGTCTGTACCAGCACGCACCGCCGCCGCGGGTCCTGCAGCTGACCCGAGGTGGTCATGTACAGACCTTCGCCGACCCGACCTGGCGCCAGGTGATGCTGCGCTTTCTTGACGACCCCAGCCACTTCAATGGCCTTCGGCGCTTGGCCGAAGTGCCCAACTACCCAGACGAGAACAACGAGCAATGA
- a CDS encoding flavohemoglobin expression-modulating QEGLA motif protein has translation MDEYQQTIRALSDRIVAAQTPIRVLDAVKWDDNIRNGFLKAKGKEPPAVDRAYYQGRPLSFDSSAVKAEFQSIERDITRQLGQFNPVGQIMRRMCKEYRMVVRMLEARGTEDFGLISQELYGAASDAFHAGDPTLADLGLMLSDYLNNIDGRGDLKDEPKNLTAKEAVAILQRRLNKVFGEAEETIRVFESDGIVADAAAGADYIKVRADAMFNSRDVRALEVHEGLVHVGTTLNGLNQPICTFLAKGPPSSTVTQEGLAILMEVIAFASYPSRLRKLTNRTRAIHMVEEGADFMQVYEFFRGQGFEMAQSYSNASRVFRGSVPNGLPFTKDLSYLKGFIMVYNYIQLAVKKGKLEQIPLLFCGKTTLEDMRTLRQLVEEGLVEPPKYLPEQFRDLNALSAWMCFSNFLNHLSLDRIEADYANIL, from the coding sequence GTGGACGAGTACCAGCAAACCATACGCGCGTTGTCCGATCGCATCGTCGCGGCGCAAACCCCCATTCGTGTGCTCGACGCGGTGAAATGGGACGACAACATCCGTAACGGTTTTCTCAAGGCCAAGGGCAAGGAGCCACCTGCGGTCGATCGCGCCTACTACCAGGGCCGGCCCTTGTCGTTCGATTCCAGCGCAGTGAAGGCCGAATTCCAGAGCATCGAACGCGACATCACCCGCCAGCTCGGCCAGTTCAACCCGGTCGGCCAGATCATGCGGCGCATGTGCAAGGAGTACCGCATGGTGGTGCGCATGCTCGAAGCCCGTGGCACCGAAGACTTCGGCCTGATTTCCCAGGAGCTCTATGGCGCGGCCTCGGACGCCTTCCATGCCGGCGACCCGACCCTGGCCGACCTTGGCTTGATGCTCTCGGACTACCTGAACAACATCGATGGCCGGGGCGACCTGAAGGACGAACCGAAGAACCTCACGGCCAAGGAAGCCGTGGCGATTCTCCAGCGCCGCCTGAACAAGGTGTTCGGCGAAGCCGAGGAGACCATCCGTGTGTTCGAGTCCGATGGTATCGTCGCCGATGCTGCCGCCGGTGCCGACTACATCAAGGTGCGTGCCGACGCCATGTTCAACAGCCGCGACGTACGTGCCCTGGAGGTCCACGAGGGGCTGGTGCACGTGGGCACCACCCTCAATGGGCTCAACCAGCCGATCTGCACCTTCCTGGCCAAGGGGCCGCCCTCGTCGACCGTGACCCAGGAAGGCCTGGCCATCCTCATGGAGGTGATCGCCTTCGCCTCCTACCCCAGCCGCCTGCGCAAGCTCACCAACCGCACCCGGGCGATCCACATGGTGGAGGAGGGCGCCGACTTCATGCAGGTCTATGAATTCTTCCGCGGCCAGGGCTTCGAGATGGCCCAGAGCTACAGCAACGCCAGCCGGGTGTTTCGTGGTTCGGTGCCCAATGGCCTGCCTTTCACCAAGGACTTGTCCTACCTCAAGGGTTTCATCATGGTTTACAACTACATTCAGTTGGCCGTGAAGAAGGGCAAGCTCGAGCAGATCCCGCTGCTGTTCTGCGGCAAGACCACCCTGGAAGACATGCGCACCCTGCGCCAGCTGGTCGAGGAGGGTCTGGTGGAGCCGCCCAAGTACCTGCCGGAGCAGTTCCGCGACCTCAACGCCCTGTCGGCCTGGATGTGCTTCTCCAACTTCCTCAACCACCTGAGCCTGGATCGCATTGAAGCCGACTACGCGAACATTCTCTGA
- a CDS encoding TetR/AcrR family transcriptional regulator — MAQQGAAGVASAVAESVQYQGRKTARQGSEQRRQQILDAAMRIVVRDGVRGVRHRAVAAEAGVPLSATTYYFKDIEDLLTDTFAQYVERSAAYMAKLWASSEVLLRQLLAQGDGSPASRARLADDVARMMADYVSRQLHTRRDFIMAEQAFRQEALLCPRLAELVTAHEQILLHGARQMLQVVGSRQPEQDAQMLTAIIEQMEYQGLLKDANAQADGQMLAILTRYLHLVLASA; from the coding sequence ATGGCTCAACAAGGTGCAGCCGGCGTCGCCAGCGCCGTCGCTGAGAGCGTGCAATATCAAGGGCGCAAGACTGCCCGCCAGGGCAGCGAGCAGCGCCGCCAGCAAATCCTCGACGCGGCCATGCGCATCGTCGTGCGCGATGGCGTGCGCGGCGTGCGGCACCGGGCGGTGGCCGCCGAGGCCGGTGTGCCTTTGTCGGCCACCACCTACTACTTCAAGGACATCGAAGACCTGCTCACCGACACCTTCGCCCAGTATGTCGAGCGCAGCGCCGCCTACATGGCCAAGCTCTGGGCCAGTTCCGAGGTGCTGCTGCGCCAGTTGCTCGCCCAGGGCGACGGCAGCCCGGCGTCCCGGGCGCGCCTGGCCGACGACGTGGCGCGCATGATGGCAGACTATGTCAGCCGCCAGTTGCATACCCGGCGCGACTTCATCATGGCCGAGCAGGCCTTCCGCCAGGAGGCGCTGTTGTGCCCACGCCTGGCCGAACTGGTAACCGCCCACGAACAGATCCTGCTGCATGGCGCACGTCAGATGCTGCAGGTGGTCGGCTCGCGCCAGCCCGAGCAGGACGCCCAGATGTTGACGGCGATAATCGAGCAGATGGAATATCAGGGCCTGCTCAAGGATGCGAATGCGCAAGCCGATGGGCAGATGCTCGCTATCCTTACCCGGTACCTGCACTTGGTGCTGGCATCGGCCTAG
- the lysS gene encoding lysine--tRNA ligase, translated as MSDLKTESQDLQQEENALIALRKEKLAAERAKGNAFPNDFRRDSYCNDLQKQYADKTKEELEAAAIPVKVAGRIMLNRGSFMVIQDMTGRIQVYVNRKTLPEETLAAVKTWDLGDIISAEGTLARSGKGDLYVEMTNVRLLTKSLRPLPDKHHGLTDTEQRYRQRYVDLMVNEETRHTFRVRSQVISHIRKFLIERDFLEVETPMLQTIPGGAAAKPFETHHNALDMAMFLRIAPELYLKRLVVGGFEKVFEINRNFRNEGVSTRHNPEFTMLEFYQAYADYRDNMDLTEELFRELAQLVLGSTDVPYGDKVFHFGEPFARLSVFDSILKYNPELTAADLQDVDRAREIAKKAGAKVLGHEGLGKLQVMIFEELVEHKLEQPHFITEYPFEVSPLARRNDDNPAVTDRFELFIGGREIANAYSELNDAEDQAERFLAQVAEKDAGDDEAMHYDADFVRALEYGMPPTAGEGIGIDRLVMLLTNSPSIRDVILFPHMRPQA; from the coding sequence ATGAGCGACCTCAAGACCGAATCGCAAGACCTGCAACAGGAAGAAAATGCCCTGATCGCCCTGCGCAAGGAAAAACTTGCCGCCGAGCGTGCCAAGGGCAACGCCTTCCCCAACGACTTCCGTCGCGACAGCTACTGCAACGACCTGCAGAAACAGTACGCGGACAAGACCAAGGAAGAGCTGGAAGCAGCCGCGATCCCGGTCAAGGTTGCCGGCCGCATCATGCTCAACCGTGGCTCGTTCATGGTCATCCAGGACATGACCGGGCGCATCCAGGTCTACGTCAACCGCAAGACCCTGCCGGAAGAAACCCTGGCCGCGGTCAAGACCTGGGACTTGGGCGACATCATCAGTGCCGAAGGCACCCTGGCCCGTTCCGGCAAGGGTGACCTGTACGTCGAAATGACCAACGTGCGCCTGCTGACCAAGTCGCTGCGCCCGCTGCCGGACAAGCACCACGGCCTGACCGACACCGAGCAGCGCTACCGCCAGCGTTACGTCGACCTGATGGTCAACGAGGAAACCCGCCACACCTTCCGTGTGCGTTCGCAGGTGATCTCGCACATCCGCAAGTTCCTCATCGAGCGCGACTTCCTCGAAGTCGAGACGCCGATGCTGCAGACCATCCCCGGTGGCGCCGCGGCCAAGCCGTTCGAAACCCACCACAACGCCCTGGACATGGCCATGTTCCTGCGTATCGCGCCGGAGCTGTACTTGAAACGCCTGGTCGTGGGCGGTTTCGAAAAAGTCTTCGAGATCAACCGCAACTTCCGTAACGAAGGCGTCTCGACCCGGCACAACCCCGAGTTCACCATGCTCGAGTTCTACCAGGCCTACGCCGACTACCGCGACAACATGGACCTCACCGAGGAGCTGTTCCGCGAGCTTGCGCAGTTGGTACTGGGTTCCACCGACGTGCCGTATGGCGACAAGGTGTTCCACTTCGGCGAGCCGTTCGCGCGCCTGTCGGTATTCGACTCGATCCTCAAGTACAACCCTGAGCTCACCGCCGCCGACCTGCAAGACGTCGACCGTGCCCGCGAGATCGCCAAGAAGGCCGGCGCCAAGGTGCTGGGCCACGAGGGCCTGGGCAAGCTGCAGGTGATGATTTTCGAGGAGCTGGTCGAGCACAAGCTGGAGCAGCCGCACTTCATCACCGAGTATCCGTTCGAAGTCTCGCCGCTGGCGCGCCGTAACGACGACAACCCGGCCGTCACCGACCGCTTCGAGCTGTTCATCGGTGGCCGCGAGATCGCCAACGCCTACTCCGAGCTCAACGATGCCGAAGACCAGGCCGAGCGTTTCCTGGCCCAGGTGGCCGAGAAGGATGCCGGTGACGACGAGGCCATGCACTACGACGCCGACTTCGTCCGAGCCCTGGAGTACGGCATGCCGCCGACTGCCGGTGAGGGTATCGGTATCGACCGCCTGGTCATGCTGCTGACCAACTCGCCGTCGATCCGCGATGTGATCCTGTTCCCGCACATGCGCCCGCAGGCCTGA